One window of bacterium genomic DNA carries:
- a CDS encoding geranylgeranylglyceryl/heptaprenylglyceryl phosphate synthase yields the protein MLDHLLNVAHTRGAGFLTLIDPNEHPKSRLIDNAQHAEAGGADALLIGGSLVLTSRMEEVLREIKQRVTIPLIIFPGGASQVCRYADAILFTSLLSGRNPEFLVGEQVKGAPLVKEFGLEAIPAAYLLIESGTRTSVEYLSHTHPIPRNKPDIAKVHALAAKYMGMKLVYLEAGSGAIHSVPEDMITATRDYASLPIICGGGIKHPEDAGRKVAAGASFVVIGNRFEESNPLSLFVEFAEAIHQKSTAFVDRSHDKT from the coding sequence ATTCTCGACCATCTACTCAACGTCGCCCATACCAGAGGCGCCGGATTTTTGACCCTCATCGATCCGAATGAGCATCCGAAATCGCGGCTGATCGACAACGCCCAGCATGCCGAGGCCGGCGGCGCTGATGCACTTCTGATTGGCGGGTCGTTGGTGTTGACTTCGCGCATGGAAGAGGTCCTCCGCGAGATCAAACAGCGCGTCACGATTCCGTTGATCATTTTTCCCGGCGGAGCCAGCCAGGTTTGTCGCTATGCTGACGCCATCTTGTTTACGTCATTGCTATCGGGACGCAATCCTGAGTTTCTTGTCGGCGAGCAAGTCAAGGGCGCGCCCTTAGTCAAGGAATTTGGTCTGGAGGCGATTCCAGCGGCTTATCTGCTGATCGAATCTGGCACGCGCACATCGGTCGAATATCTTTCTCACACACATCCAATTCCGCGCAATAAACCCGACATCGCCAAAGTCCATGCGCTCGCGGCAAAGTATATGGGTATGAAATTGGTTTATCTCGAGGCGGGCTCTGGCGCCATTCACTCTGTGCCGGAGGATATGATCACTGCTACTCGCGACTACGCCTCGCTGCCGATAATCTGCGGCGGCGGAATCAAGCACCCTGAGGACGCTGGACGCAAAGTCGCTGCCGGCGCCAGTTTTGTCGTCATTGGAAATCGTTTCGAGGAAAGCAATCCGCTATCGCTTTTCGTGGAATTCGCGGAGGCAATTCATCAGAAATCAACCGCATTTGTAGACAGGTCACATGACAAGACGTAA
- a CDS encoding glycosyltransferase: protein MKLLILTHCYPPDGGQFIKVRADGLGATVLNMARPLGLSSFWKFLRKSIAQSRNHELMEAHWLYPAGLAALIAYKITGTPYRVYCHGTDVIMAERSWFWRMVAKSIAKNCKDKICFVSAFLARRAVVFLPASANVVIDPMPVDNTIFHNRGEERTYDVGYIVKKNTGRYREALRVVEDNPRSIQINFFEQKTQEQLATIFNHCKVVILASEKEGYGLILAEAAECGAKIIGVDDGGIPEVVAKYNGQIFDGTAADLKTKLTALLAA, encoded by the coding sequence GTGAAACTGCTCATTCTGACTCATTGTTACCCACCGGACGGCGGACAATTCATCAAAGTTAGAGCTGACGGACTTGGTGCGACCGTGCTCAACATGGCGCGGCCATTGGGGCTGAGCAGTTTCTGGAAATTCCTCAGAAAATCAATAGCACAATCGCGCAACCACGAATTGATGGAAGCCCATTGGCTCTATCCGGCTGGACTTGCAGCGCTGATTGCCTACAAGATCACAGGAACCCCCTATCGCGTTTACTGCCACGGCACTGATGTTATTATGGCGGAACGTTCGTGGTTCTGGCGCATGGTGGCAAAAAGCATTGCCAAGAATTGCAAGGATAAGATCTGTTTCGTTTCAGCGTTTCTGGCTCGCCGTGCGGTTGTGTTTCTTCCGGCCAGCGCAAATGTCGTTATCGACCCAATGCCGGTGGACAACACCATTTTTCATAACCGTGGCGAAGAACGGACTTATGATGTTGGCTATATTGTGAAGAAGAATACCGGTCGCTATCGCGAAGCTCTCCGCGTTGTCGAGGACAATCCGCGCTCGATTCAGATCAATTTCTTCGAGCAGAAAACCCAGGAGCAGTTGGCAACGATCTTCAATCATTGTAAAGTAGTGATTCTTGCTTCCGAGAAAGAGGGCTATGGCCTGATTCTTGCCGAAGCCGCCGAATGCGGTGCAAAGATCATCGGCGTTGACGATGGCGGGATACCGGAAGTTGTCGCTAAGTATAATGGTCAGATATTCGATGGAACTGCAGCAGACTTGAAAACCAAACTAACGGCGCTACTTGCCGCGTAA
- a CDS encoding regulatory protein RecX, whose amino-acid sequence MPRITKLEPQVKHPSRWSIFVDERFFAGCSEEMMASLNLHVGDDLSTQRLDEIREALGMTKVRDSALRYLARRSRSESEMRKYLERKGYDSSQIDTTIAWLQEKKYLDDTQFAEAWVRNRQQLAPRGKRRLMMELFQKGIDRDTATQTVQRGISPEEEAEAAYKALQSRKNRYRGMETLEIKQKIYNFLSYRGFSSDAVESAYERFIKDLAS is encoded by the coding sequence ATGCCGCGCATCACAAAACTCGAACCGCAGGTTAAGCACCCCAGCCGCTGGTCAATCTTCGTCGACGAGCGATTCTTTGCCGGCTGTTCAGAAGAGATGATGGCTTCGTTGAACTTGCACGTCGGCGACGACCTTAGCACGCAGCGTCTCGACGAAATCCGCGAAGCTCTTGGCATGACCAAGGTTCGCGACTCGGCTCTGCGCTATCTCGCCCGCCGCAGTCGCTCTGAGTCGGAGATGCGTAAATATCTCGAACGAAAGGGATATGATTCCAGCCAAATTGACACGACGATTGCCTGGCTACAGGAGAAGAAGTATCTCGACGACACGCAGTTTGCTGAAGCTTGGGTACGCAACCGCCAACAGCTTGCCCCGCGCGGCAAACGGCGGTTGATGATGGAACTCTTTCAAAAGGGAATTGACCGCGATACTGCCACCCAGACTGTTCAGCGAGGCATTTCACCCGAAGAAGAAGCTGAAGCTGCCTACAAAGCCCTGCAATCGCGCAAGAATCGCTATCGGGGCATGGAAACACTTGAAATTAAGCAGAAAATCTATAACTTTCTTAGCTACCGTGGGTTTTCCTCCGATGCAGTGGAATCTGCTTACGAGCGATTCATAAAAGATCTGGCATCGTAG
- a CDS encoding arginine decarboxylase, pyruvoyl-dependent, with amino-acid sequence MNFVPKKLFLTKGVGRHKEKLASFELALRDAGIAYLNLVNVSSIFPPHCKLITRRVGLKYFRPGQIGFCVMSRDATNEPNRLVSSSIGIAMPKDKSKFGYLSEHHGFGQTQKVAGDYAEDLAVQMLATTMGLEIDLDKSWDQNKEQWKLKGEVVYSRNITQSAEGEKNGMWTTVITAAMLILNDDIAEDEDDE; translated from the coding sequence TTGAACTTCGTACCTAAAAAGCTATTCCTGACGAAGGGCGTGGGCAGACACAAAGAGAAGCTCGCCTCTTTCGAGCTGGCACTTCGCGATGCCGGTATTGCCTATCTGAATCTTGTCAACGTGTCGTCGATCTTTCCCCCGCACTGCAAACTGATCACGCGTCGTGTCGGCCTTAAGTATTTTCGCCCCGGGCAAATCGGCTTCTGTGTCATGAGCCGCGATGCGACTAACGAACCAAACCGCTTGGTTTCGTCCTCGATCGGCATTGCCATGCCGAAGGACAAGTCGAAATTCGGTTATCTTTCCGAGCACCATGGTTTCGGCCAAACGCAAAAGGTCGCCGGCGACTATGCTGAAGATCTTGCCGTACAGATGTTGGCGACGACGATGGGATTGGAAATCGATCTCGACAAGTCGTGGGATCAAAACAAAGAACAGTGGAAACTCAAAGGCGAAGTCGTTTATTCGCGCAACATCACCCAGTCAGCTGAGGGTGAAAAGAATGGCATGTGGACAACGGTGATTACCGCTGCCATGCTGATTCTCAACGATGATATCGCTGAAGACGAAGACGACGAATAG
- a CDS encoding deoxyhypusine synthase family protein has protein sequence MSNGEITKFLKHHYRHFNSAALIDASVAYKQHIASGGKMLLSLAGAMSTAELGISLAEMIRRDQVHIISCTGANLEEDLFNLVAHDYYERVPHYRDLTPQDEAALLNRHMNRVTDTCIPEMEAMRRLEKALVDEWTRADKAGERYFPHEFMYRIIKSGVLKQYYQIDPKDSWMIAAAEKNLPMVVPGWEDSTMGNMYAGHVITGDVKNVHTVKTGIEYMTFLAEWYTQTSKKSSIGFYQIGGGIAGDFPICVVPMLHQDLQRDDVPVWGYFCQISDSTTSYGSYSGAVPNEKITWGKLAVDTPKYIIESDASIVAPLMFAIILDW, from the coding sequence ATGAGCAACGGTGAAATAACGAAATTCCTGAAACATCATTATCGGCACTTTAACTCCGCCGCCTTGATTGATGCTTCAGTGGCGTACAAACAGCATATCGCGAGCGGCGGCAAGATGCTCCTCTCGCTTGCCGGAGCGATGAGCACCGCCGAGCTCGGCATCTCACTGGCAGAGATGATCCGCCGCGATCAGGTGCATATCATAAGTTGTACCGGCGCGAACCTTGAAGAGGATTTGTTCAACTTAGTCGCTCACGACTACTACGAACGCGTCCCGCACTATCGTGATCTCACCCCGCAGGACGAAGCTGCTTTGCTCAATCGCCACATGAATCGTGTAACCGATACTTGCATCCCCGAAATGGAAGCTATGCGCCGTCTCGAAAAAGCTCTCGTCGATGAATGGACACGCGCCGACAAAGCCGGTGAGCGCTACTTCCCGCATGAGTTTATGTATCGCATCATCAAATCGGGTGTTCTAAAGCAGTATTACCAGATTGACCCGAAAGACTCCTGGATGATTGCTGCTGCCGAGAAGAATCTCCCCATGGTCGTCCCGGGCTGGGAAGATTCGACTATGGGCAATATGTACGCCGGGCACGTTATCACCGGCGACGTCAAGAATGTCCACACAGTCAAAACCGGCATTGAGTACATGACGTTTCTTGCAGAGTGGTATACGCAGACATCAAAGAAGTCCTCGATCGGCTTCTACCAGATCGGCGGCGGTATTGCGGGCGATTTCCCGATCTGTGTCGTCCCGATGCTGCATCAGGACCTGCAGCGCGATGATGTTCCGGTTTGGGGCTATTTCTGCCAGATATCTGATTCGACGACCAGCTATGGCTCATACTCCGGTGCGGTACCTAACGAGAAGATCACCTGGGGCAAGCTCGCCGTGGATACGCCGAAGTACATCATCGAGTCCGACGCTTCCATCGTCGCACCGCTGATGTTCGCCATTATCCTCGACTGGTAG
- the alaS gene encoding alanine--tRNA ligase, protein MKASEIREAFLAYFESKDHKRLPSSSLIPQDDPTLLFTNAGMNQFKDVFLGQRKVDYKRATTSQKCIRAGGKHNDLENVGETARHHTFFEMLGNFSFGDYFKEDAIKFAWEFVRKDLGLAADRLYASVYNDDDEAFAFWEKIAPELKNGHILRFGEKDNFWSMGETGPCGPCSEIHYDRGEQYGKDATVNDDGDRFMEIWNLVFMQYDRDATGKMTPLPKPSVDTGAGLERIAMVMQKVNSNYDTDLFTPMLSAIVDLTGKEYHQDKRGLSHRVVADHIRALTFAIADGGIPSNDGRGYVLRRILRRAARHGRLLGKHDPFIYKLTSVLVDSMGHQFPEIKSQAEHVALVIKSEEESFGETLDRGIEIFDKIVERLKKQNKNTIPGDEVFWRYNHSPDFIF, encoded by the coding sequence TTGAAAGCATCCGAAATACGAGAAGCATTCTTAGCATACTTCGAATCCAAGGACCACAAACGCCTGCCCAGCTCGTCGCTGATTCCTCAGGATGACCCGACCTTGCTGTTTACCAATGCGGGGATGAATCAGTTCAAGGATGTCTTCCTCGGCCAGCGCAAGGTCGACTACAAACGCGCCACGACGTCGCAAAAGTGCATTCGCGCCGGCGGCAAGCACAACGACCTCGAGAATGTCGGCGAAACTGCGCGGCATCATACGTTTTTCGAAATGCTCGGCAATTTCTCCTTCGGTGATTACTTCAAGGAAGACGCTATCAAGTTCGCGTGGGAGTTTGTCCGCAAAGACCTTGGACTTGCGGCGGACCGTCTTTATGCGTCGGTGTACAACGACGATGATGAAGCCTTCGCTTTCTGGGAGAAGATCGCGCCGGAACTTAAGAACGGCCATATTTTGCGCTTCGGTGAGAAGGACAATTTCTGGTCGATGGGCGAAACCGGTCCGTGTGGGCCGTGTTCGGAGATTCATTATGATCGCGGCGAGCAGTATGGCAAAGACGCAACCGTCAACGATGACGGCGACCGCTTTATGGAAATCTGGAATCTCGTCTTCATGCAATACGACCGTGACGCCACCGGCAAAATGACGCCACTGCCAAAACCATCGGTCGATACCGGCGCCGGGTTGGAGCGCATCGCGATGGTGATGCAGAAGGTCAATTCGAACTACGACACCGACCTGTTCACACCAATGTTGAGTGCCATCGTTGACCTTACCGGCAAAGAGTATCATCAAGACAAGCGCGGTCTCTCGCACCGCGTAGTCGCTGACCATATCCGCGCATTGACTTTCGCCATCGCTGACGGCGGAATTCCATCCAACGACGGTCGCGGGTATGTATTGCGCAGAATTCTTCGTCGTGCCGCTCGACACGGCAGACTGCTCGGCAAACACGATCCGTTTATTTACAAGCTCACGTCGGTCCTTGTCGATTCGATGGGCCATCAGTTCCCGGAGATCAAGTCACAGGCCGAGCACGTTGCGCTGGTGATCAAGTCCGAAGAAGAGAGCTTTGGTGAAACCCTCGATCGTGGTATTGAGATTTTTGACAAGATCGTCGAGCGCCTCAAGAAGCAGAATAAGAACACCATTCCCGGCGACGAAGTATTTTGGAGATACAATCATTCACCTGATTTCATCTTCTGA
- a CDS encoding DNA replication/repair protein RecF has protein sequence MHITRVKLVNFRNIADLEFSPEPSVNLIGGPNGAGKTSIIEAIFFGCTARSFRSASDEVLLRKGADVCRIEIDGVVNERETTVEIAWGRAHKRQIKVDGIKLTRVADLFDYFHAVSYIPEDTELVYGAPSVRRHLLDLYLSQADRSYLNDLFEYNRILAQRNSLLKEFEIGEDSPTDYEMLDVWDGQLAGVGARINAKRIGMIADSAEQLALYYRTIEAGDSILSWKYESSINDDPSSATAFQQKLVSSRRRDLYMGSTSAGPHRDDVSINLNSEPMRGYASQGEAKSAALAIKFAIYGFLTKRLHGAPILLLDEISSDLDPNRLASLMSTLPKLGQVFLTTAKPAELRETASIQAEIAVVAGKLQ, from the coding sequence ATGCACATCACCCGCGTCAAATTGGTCAATTTCCGCAATATCGCTGACTTAGAATTCTCACCGGAGCCTTCGGTCAATCTCATCGGCGGACCCAATGGCGCCGGGAAGACCTCCATAATCGAAGCCATATTCTTCGGCTGCACTGCCCGGTCATTTCGCTCGGCAAGCGACGAGGTTCTACTGCGTAAAGGGGCAGACGTTTGCCGCATCGAGATTGATGGTGTGGTCAACGAACGCGAAACGACTGTCGAAATCGCCTGGGGACGCGCCCACAAACGCCAGATCAAGGTCGACGGCATCAAGTTGACGCGCGTCGCCGACTTGTTCGACTATTTCCACGCCGTTTCCTACATCCCCGAAGACACGGAATTGGTCTACGGAGCTCCCTCGGTACGTCGCCATTTGCTGGATCTGTATCTTTCCCAAGCAGACAGATCATATCTCAATGACTTGTTCGAATACAATCGCATCCTCGCCCAACGCAACTCGTTGTTAAAGGAGTTCGAGATCGGCGAGGATTCTCCCACCGACTATGAGATGCTGGATGTCTGGGACGGCCAACTCGCCGGTGTGGGTGCTCGAATAAACGCCAAGCGCATTGGCATGATTGCCGACTCAGCCGAGCAATTGGCGCTATATTACCGCACGATTGAAGCCGGCGATAGCATCCTCTCCTGGAAGTATGAATCTTCCATCAATGACGACCCATCGTCGGCGACTGCGTTTCAACAGAAGCTTGTCTCATCGCGCCGCCGCGACCTCTATATGGGTTCGACGTCGGCAGGGCCACACCGCGACGATGTCAGCATCAATCTCAATTCTGAGCCGATGCGCGGTTATGCCTCGCAGGGAGAAGCCAAATCGGCGGCTCTGGCGATTAAATTCGCCATTTATGGATTCTTAACCAAACGATTGCACGGAGCGCCGATACTGCTTCTCGACGAAATCTCCAGCGATCTCGACCCAAACCGGCTTGCTTCATTGATGAGCACCTTGCCGAAACTTGGGCAAGTTTTTCTCACTACCGCCAAACCGGCCGAACTGCGGGAGACCGCATCAATACAGGCTGAAATCGCTGTTGTTGCAGGTAAGTTACAATAA
- a CDS encoding DUF721 domain-containing protein → MLRRAESINKVLKRTITNLGLDRKIREFDAVRLFAEVVGEKIAQKAQAVKIDRGTLTVRVASSAWRQELNYTKAEMIDKINAALGDNIVTDIYFT, encoded by the coding sequence ATGTTACGGCGCGCAGAATCTATCAACAAAGTCCTGAAACGGACAATCACAAATCTCGGTTTGGACCGCAAAATCCGCGAGTTCGACGCCGTTCGCTTGTTCGCGGAAGTTGTTGGAGAGAAGATCGCGCAAAAGGCACAGGCAGTGAAGATTGATCGCGGCACGCTCACGGTGCGTGTGGCATCGTCGGCGTGGCGACAGGAACTCAACTACACCAAAGCTGAAATGATCGACAAAATCAACGCCGCATTAGGCGACAATATCGTTACTGATATCTATTTTACTTAA
- a CDS encoding SIS domain-containing protein: MTRRNQIIADAVSDSLALRYVASEERSKWLLAASEKLAEALNQGKKVLIAGNGGSAADCQHFAAEFVVRLTSDNNRRALPAIALTTDTSILTAASNDYGFDYIFSRQVEALGVSGDVFIGLSTSGKSKNILEAFRVAKSRGLTTFGLFGQAGLAEPELCDLPLNVPATTTMRIQEEHIFALHLLALLTESLVQ, encoded by the coding sequence ATGACAAGACGTAATCAGATTATTGCCGATGCAGTCAGCGATTCGTTGGCACTTCGTTATGTAGCGAGTGAAGAACGCTCCAAGTGGCTGCTCGCGGCTTCGGAAAAACTTGCCGAGGCTCTCAATCAAGGCAAGAAAGTTCTGATTGCCGGTAATGGCGGATCAGCCGCCGACTGCCAGCACTTTGCCGCCGAATTCGTGGTGCGATTGACATCAGACAACAATCGCCGTGCCTTGCCAGCTATCGCGCTGACGACTGATACTTCGATACTGACAGCAGCATCGAATGATTACGGTTTCGATTATATCTTCAGTCGCCAGGTCGAAGCGCTTGGAGTAAGCGGAGACGTGTTTATCGGGCTGTCGACATCCGGCAAATCGAAGAATATCCTTGAGGCATTTCGTGTCGCCAAATCACGCGGGCTAACCACATTTGGACTCTTTGGCCAAGCGGGATTGGCAGAACCGGAACTATGCGACTTGCCTCTTAACGTGCCAGCGACAACCACGATGCGCATTCAGGAAGAGCACATTTTTGCGCTTCACTTATTGGCGCTTCTCACCGAGTCGTTGGTACAATAA
- a CDS encoding SDR family oxidoreductase, which yields MKGKVALVTGGTKGIGKAVAIRLAQAGADVAVNYFRSRDAADEMVAELKALGSDAIAIRSNVGKHELLHKIFDEVREKYGKLDILVSNAALGLYTEALKIDDKAWDLSMHTNAQAFLLCVQHCIDMMPDGSRIVSLSSLGSHRYINGYSAIGVSKAAVECLTKYLAYELAPKRINVNCVSGGFIDTDALKIFPSYDEMFKEVVRRTPFGRVGTPDEVAGVVFFLCTEDARWITGQTIIVDGGYTLA from the coding sequence TTGAAAGGTAAGGTCGCTTTGGTGACGGGCGGCACCAAGGGTATTGGAAAGGCCGTGGCAATTCGCTTAGCGCAAGCAGGAGCCGATGTCGCGGTGAACTATTTTCGTAGTCGTGATGCAGCGGATGAAATGGTCGCCGAGTTAAAGGCGCTGGGCTCCGACGCTATTGCCATTCGCTCAAATGTTGGCAAACACGAGCTGCTGCATAAGATATTTGATGAGGTTCGCGAGAAGTATGGCAAACTCGATATCCTCGTTTCTAATGCTGCTCTGGGGCTTTACACCGAAGCGCTCAAAATCGACGACAAAGCTTGGGATCTTTCGATGCACACCAACGCTCAGGCATTCTTGCTTTGCGTGCAGCACTGTATCGACATGATGCCGGATGGTTCGCGAATCGTTTCGCTTTCGTCGCTTGGCTCGCATCGCTATATCAATGGATACTCGGCAATCGGCGTGTCCAAGGCTGCTGTCGAATGCCTGACTAAATATCTCGCATATGAGCTTGCCCCTAAACGCATCAATGTTAATTGCGTATCTGGCGGATTTATCGACACCGACGCCTTAAAAATCTTCCCTTCATACGATGAGATGTTCAAGGAAGTCGTTCGCCGCACGCCGTTTGGACGCGTCGGAACACCGGACGAAGTTGCCGGCGTTGTGTTCTTCTTGTGTACCGAGGACGCCCGCTGGATTACCGGCCAGACGATTATTGTCGACGGCGGATATACACTGGCTTAA